One Chitinophaga sp. H8 DNA window includes the following coding sequences:
- a CDS encoding 2'-5' RNA ligase family protein, which translates to MNFERNERPRRYSSDTNKENDPNKEQRPGGYRPNFNSEREGGKPGEDRPAYNRGDRENRPDYNRGGGDSGGYRPPRDYNRGDRDGGGYGGGYNRGDRDGGGYGGGYNRGDRDGGYNRGDRDGGYNRSDRDGGGGGYNRGGGGGGYNRDGGGGGYNRGGGGGGGYNRGGGGGGYNRGGGGGGYNRGGGGGGYNRGGGGGYRPNQGGRQQRFEPKPDNKIYFIALLPTAEVGKEIIKVKQEFAEKYGPMYALKVLPHITLQVPFTADPALEKAFCDELTEFAKTQAPFEVSLNGYGTFPNKQNRVLFINVEKSETMSAMHRQLINFLRKEFGFSTMLARTGFTPHVTVAFKDLEDEQFNKAWPEYENKEIKATFKVNNLYFLRHNGKSWEVLQKCKLGGA; encoded by the coding sequence ATGAATTTTGAGAGAAATGAACGCCCCCGCAGGTACTCTTCTGATACCAACAAAGAGAATGATCCCAATAAGGAGCAACGCCCAGGAGGTTACAGACCCAACTTCAACAGTGAAAGGGAAGGCGGAAAACCCGGAGAAGACAGGCCCGCATATAACAGGGGCGACAGAGAAAACAGACCCGATTACAACAGGGGTGGAGGTGACAGCGGTGGATACCGTCCTCCAAGAGATTACAACCGTGGCGACCGTGATGGTGGCGGCTATGGTGGTGGGTACAATCGTGGCGACCGCGATGGCGGTGGCTATGGTGGTGGTTACAACCGTGGTGACCGCGATGGCGGCTACAACCGTGGCGACCGTGATGGCGGTTATAACCGCAGCGACCGTGATGGCGGTGGTGGTGGCTACAATCGCGGTGGCGGTGGTGGTGGCTATAACCGTGATGGCGGTGGTGGCGGCTACAATCGTGGCGGCGGTGGTGGAGGTGGCTACAACCGCGGTGGCGGTGGTGGTGGCTACAATCGCGGCGGTGGTGGCGGAGGTTACAACCGTGGCGGTGGTGGCGGTGGCTACAATCGCGGCGGCGGTGGCGGATATCGTCCTAATCAAGGTGGCAGACAACAACGCTTTGAACCGAAACCTGATAATAAAATATACTTTATAGCCCTGCTGCCTACAGCAGAGGTGGGTAAGGAAATCATCAAAGTAAAACAGGAATTTGCTGAAAAATATGGCCCAATGTATGCCCTCAAGGTATTACCCCATATCACGCTGCAGGTGCCGTTTACTGCTGATCCTGCCCTGGAAAAGGCTTTCTGTGATGAATTGACGGAGTTTGCCAAAACCCAGGCACCTTTTGAAGTGTCCCTGAATGGTTATGGTACCTTCCCGAACAAACAGAACCGTGTACTGTTCATCAACGTGGAAAAAAGCGAAACCATGTCTGCTATGCACCGGCAGCTGATCAACTTCCTGCGTAAGGAATTTGGTTTCAGTACCATGCTGGCACGTACCGGATTTACGCCTCACGTTACCGTGGCGTTTAAAGACCTGGAAGATGAGCAGTTTAATAAGGCATGGCCTGAATATGAAAACAAAGAAATCAAGGCTACCTTTAAGGTAAATAACCTGTATTTCCTGCGCCACAATGGCAAATCATGGGAAGTACTGCAAAAATGCAAATTAGGCGGCGCTTAA
- the kynU gene encoding kynureninase produces MYEASLSYAEAQDLQDPLNKYREQFYFPQRNGKDAVYLCGNSLGLQAKGVKGAIEQELQDWQDYAVEGYWAAKNPWLYYQQYCSKPLTEMMGASVAELTVMNTLTVNLHLMMLSFYRPTKQRYKVLMEAGAFPSDQYAVETQVKFHGFDPEVAIIEVSPRPGEHLIRLADILQIIDAESDSLALVLLGGINYYTGQLFDIQAITAAAHRVGAFAGFDLAHVAGNVPVSLHDWGVDFAVWCSYKYLNGGPGAVGGAFVHEKHTSTQGLIRMGGWWGNEESTRFKMEKGFVPKKTAEGWQLSTAQVFNMVSLKASLELFEAAGITALRTKSTDLTNYLEYLLEQVKGINFEIISPNNCRERGAQLSLLFPDRGKEIHQQMTKAGIIVDWREPGVIRVSPAPLYNSYRDVFHFYEIIASIASNA; encoded by the coding sequence ATGTACGAAGCATCATTATCCTATGCTGAAGCGCAGGACCTGCAAGATCCACTGAATAAATACCGGGAGCAGTTTTATTTTCCACAACGTAACGGGAAAGATGCTGTTTATCTGTGTGGTAATTCACTTGGGCTACAGGCAAAAGGAGTAAAAGGTGCGATAGAACAGGAGTTGCAGGACTGGCAGGACTATGCGGTAGAAGGGTATTGGGCAGCAAAAAATCCCTGGTTGTATTACCAGCAGTACTGCAGCAAGCCTTTAACGGAGATGATGGGAGCCAGTGTAGCGGAACTGACGGTGATGAATACGCTGACGGTCAACCTGCACCTGATGATGTTGAGTTTTTACCGGCCTACGAAGCAGCGTTATAAGGTATTGATGGAGGCAGGGGCATTCCCTAGTGACCAGTATGCAGTAGAAACCCAGGTAAAGTTTCATGGATTTGATCCGGAAGTAGCGATAATAGAGGTTTCCCCCCGGCCTGGAGAACATTTGATAAGATTAGCAGATATTTTACAAATAATTGACGCGGAAAGTGATAGCTTAGCGTTAGTATTGCTGGGAGGAATTAATTATTACACAGGACAGCTTTTTGATATACAGGCCATTACCGCAGCAGCGCACCGTGTGGGTGCCTTTGCCGGATTTGACCTGGCCCACGTAGCAGGAAATGTACCCGTATCACTGCATGACTGGGGAGTAGATTTTGCCGTTTGGTGCTCTTATAAGTACCTGAATGGCGGTCCTGGCGCAGTAGGAGGAGCATTTGTTCATGAAAAGCATACCAGTACCCAGGGATTGATCCGGATGGGAGGCTGGTGGGGAAATGAAGAAAGTACCCGTTTTAAGATGGAGAAAGGGTTTGTGCCCAAAAAGACAGCAGAGGGATGGCAATTAAGTACGGCCCAGGTTTTTAACATGGTAAGCCTGAAAGCGTCCCTGGAATTGTTCGAGGCAGCCGGTATAACCGCATTACGCACTAAAAGTACAGATTTAACCAACTATCTGGAATACCTGTTGGAACAGGTGAAAGGAATAAATTTTGAAATAATTTCGCCAAATAATTGTAGGGAACGTGGCGCTCAATTATCTTTGCTGTTCCCTGATAGAGGTAAGGAGATACATCAACAAATGACAAAAGCCGGTATAATAGTGGATTGGAGGGAACCCGGAGTAATACGGGTATCACCGGCTCCCTTATATAACTCATATAGAGATGTTTTTCATTTTTATGAAATCATTGCTAGTATTGCTTCAAACGCTTAA
- a CDS encoding efflux RND transporter permease subunit — MQDNLNKEFKPTSWAIDNKVSIYVATIIIALAGILSYNSLPKEQFPEVVFPQFYISTVYFGTSPEDMETLVTKPIEKELGGISGVKKIKSTSMQDYSAISIEFEAGEDMDRARQEVREKVDQAKKDLPVTSQEFQEPQIIKIDVSQIPIMNVNLSGDFELQQLKEYADEMQDRIEALTEITRVDIVGALDREIQINVDKNKMDAAEIGFSDIIQAIQGENITISGGLVTMGGQKRTLSVKGEYKDPTKIANIKVRGQSGATVYIKDIAEVVDGFKEQESYARLDGKNVITLNVIKQSGKNLIDASDKIQAVIKDMQATYLPKGLNVTITADQSKSTRVTLHDLINTIIIGFVLVTVILMFFMGAVNAIFVALSVPISMFIAFLLMPMYGFTLNMMVLFSFLLALGIVVDDAIVVIENVHRIFYERKDLGIVKAAKVAAGEVFLPVFSGTLTVLAPFVPLLFWPGIIGKFMYFLPVTLITTLGASLIVAYIINPVFAVDFMDRHEGENHPKPKFDKKFKILTAIFGVLALIGYASAFGVGNFVVFVYLLIVLERFWLGGVARRFQHNIWPRVQEWYKRILKWCIVGWRPVGIVIGTFGLLFFSIFLTALRSPRVVFFPQADPNFIYTYIDLPNGTDQRYTDSITHIIENRITKVVGANNPIVESIISNVAKNAGDPSQMDLSTQPQKGKVTVAFVEFGARNGQSTVQYLDKIREAVKGIPGADITVEQEQGGPPTGKPINIEITGDNFDDLTATSFRLKRYLDSLQIGGVEELKSDFQSDKPEIVVSIDRERANQEGISTGQIGSTLRTALYGTEASKFRDAKDDYEIMVRLREDQRNNINTLMNLNLVYRDMNMGGAVRKVPLSAVADIKFSNTYAGIKRIDQKRVITLYSNVLTGYNANEIVQKIQQELDHNFTRPNGVTVRMTGEQEDQMETMNFLMLAMLGAFGLILMIMVTQFNSIGRPLIIFMEILFSIIGVFLGFAIFGMDISIVMTGVGIMALAGIVVRNGIVLVEFTDLLIQQGTPVHEAVVEAGKTRMTPVILTAIAAILGLIPLAVGLNIDFAGLFSRFDPHIFFGGDNVAFWGPLAWTMVYGLVFATFLTLILVPVMYAMNKRSIDVLDYYNLPRGLKYVPFLVLILKLFMKKETVRKLHDLKYVSPKPYEFFNGVADAEEKEHAHQVKGISVN, encoded by the coding sequence ATGCAAGACAACCTGAATAAAGAGTTTAAACCTACCAGTTGGGCCATTGATAATAAGGTAAGCATTTATGTAGCCACTATTATCATTGCCCTGGCCGGTATATTATCATATAATTCCCTGCCCAAGGAGCAATTCCCGGAGGTGGTATTTCCACAGTTTTATATCAGTACGGTATATTTTGGCACCTCACCGGAGGATATGGAAACACTGGTGACCAAGCCTATTGAAAAAGAATTGGGCGGGATTTCCGGGGTGAAAAAGATCAAGAGTACTTCTATGCAGGATTACTCGGCTATTTCCATTGAGTTTGAAGCCGGGGAAGACATGGACAGGGCCAGACAGGAAGTACGGGAAAAGGTAGACCAGGCCAAGAAAGACCTGCCAGTCACCAGCCAGGAATTCCAGGAGCCACAGATCATCAAGATAGATGTATCCCAGATCCCGATCATGAACGTGAACCTGTCGGGCGATTTTGAGTTGCAGCAGTTGAAGGAATATGCGGACGAAATGCAGGACCGCATTGAAGCACTGACAGAGATCACACGGGTGGACATTGTGGGTGCATTGGACCGGGAGATCCAGATCAATGTAGATAAGAACAAAATGGATGCGGCAGAAATAGGTTTTTCTGATATCATCCAGGCAATACAGGGAGAGAACATTACCATTTCCGGTGGACTGGTAACCATGGGAGGCCAAAAACGCACCTTGAGTGTAAAGGGGGAATATAAAGACCCTACCAAGATCGCCAATATCAAAGTGCGCGGACAATCCGGAGCTACAGTGTACATTAAAGATATTGCAGAGGTGGTGGATGGCTTTAAAGAACAGGAGAGTTATGCCCGTCTGGATGGGAAGAATGTAATCACCCTGAACGTGATCAAACAAAGTGGTAAAAACCTGATTGATGCTTCGGATAAAATCCAGGCAGTGATCAAAGATATGCAGGCCACTTATCTGCCTAAGGGATTAAATGTGACGATTACTGCAGACCAGTCTAAGTCTACCCGTGTTACCCTGCATGATCTGATCAATACCATTATCATCGGGTTTGTGCTGGTAACCGTGATCCTGATGTTCTTTATGGGAGCGGTGAACGCGATCTTTGTGGCACTCTCCGTACCGATATCCATGTTCATTGCATTTTTGCTGATGCCAATGTATGGGTTTACGCTGAACATGATGGTACTGTTCTCGTTCCTGCTGGCATTGGGTATTGTGGTGGATGATGCCATTGTGGTGATTGAGAACGTGCACCGTATATTTTATGAACGAAAGGACCTGGGGATCGTCAAGGCCGCAAAAGTAGCCGCGGGAGAAGTGTTTCTGCCCGTGTTTTCCGGCACACTGACGGTACTGGCACCATTTGTACCCTTGTTGTTCTGGCCGGGTATCATCGGTAAATTCATGTATTTCCTGCCGGTAACGTTGATCACTACACTGGGAGCATCTCTGATAGTAGCCTATATTATCAACCCGGTATTTGCGGTGGATTTTATGGATAGGCATGAAGGAGAAAACCATCCCAAGCCGAAGTTTGACAAGAAGTTTAAAATACTCACTGCTATATTCGGCGTTTTGGCACTGATTGGTTATGCCAGTGCCTTTGGTGTGGGCAACTTTGTAGTATTCGTGTATCTGCTGATTGTACTGGAGCGCTTCTGGCTGGGCGGTGTAGCCCGCCGTTTCCAACACAACATCTGGCCACGGGTACAGGAATGGTACAAACGTATTTTAAAATGGTGTATCGTAGGCTGGCGTCCGGTAGGGATCGTGATAGGTACTTTCGGGTTACTGTTTTTCAGTATCTTTCTGACTGCATTACGTAGCCCCCGGGTGGTGTTTTTCCCACAGGCTGATCCCAACTTTATTTATACGTATATCGATCTGCCTAATGGTACCGATCAGCGGTATACAGATTCTATTACACATATCATAGAAAACAGGATCACTAAAGTAGTAGGGGCAAACAATCCTATTGTAGAATCCATTATTTCCAACGTAGCAAAAAATGCAGGAGATCCATCACAGATGGACCTGAGTACACAGCCACAGAAAGGTAAGGTAACTGTAGCCTTTGTGGAATTTGGTGCGAGGAACGGACAATCCACTGTACAATATCTGGACAAAATAAGAGAAGCAGTGAAAGGTATACCAGGAGCAGATATTACGGTAGAACAGGAACAGGGTGGTCCGCCAACCGGGAAGCCTATTAATATAGAAATTACCGGAGATAATTTTGATGATCTGACGGCTACTTCATTCAGGCTGAAGCGTTATCTGGACTCCTTACAGATTGGAGGAGTGGAAGAATTGAAAAGTGATTTCCAGAGCGATAAACCTGAAATTGTAGTGAGCATTGACCGTGAGCGGGCTAACCAGGAAGGAATTTCCACCGGACAGATCGGTAGTACTTTACGTACTGCGTTGTATGGTACGGAAGCTTCCAAGTTCCGGGATGCTAAAGATGATTACGAAATCATGGTACGTTTAAGAGAGGATCAGCGGAATAATATTAATACGCTGATGAACCTGAACCTGGTTTACCGGGATATGAATATGGGAGGAGCGGTGCGTAAAGTGCCCTTATCAGCAGTAGCAGATATTAAGTTCTCCAATACCTATGCCGGTATTAAGCGGATAGATCAGAAGCGGGTGATTACCCTTTATTCAAATGTGCTTACCGGTTATAATGCCAATGAAATAGTACAGAAGATCCAGCAGGAACTTGATCATAATTTCACCCGTCCTAATGGGGTTACGGTAAGGATGACCGGTGAGCAGGAAGACCAAATGGAAACGATGAACTTCCTGATGCTGGCTATGCTGGGGGCATTTGGATTGATCCTGATGATCATGGTAACGCAGTTCAATTCTATTGGCCGTCCGCTGATCATCTTCATGGAAATCCTGTTCAGTATTATCGGGGTGTTCCTGGGCTTTGCCATATTTGGAATGGATATCTCGATTGTAATGACGGGGGTAGGTATTATGGCGCTGGCCGGTATTGTAGTACGTAATGGTATTGTACTGGTAGAGTTTACCGATTTGCTGATCCAGCAGGGAACACCGGTGCATGAAGCTGTAGTAGAAGCAGGTAAAACCCGTATGACTCCGGTAATCCTGACTGCGATTGCCGCCATTCTGGGCCTGATACCATTGGCAGTAGGATTGAATATTGACTTTGCCGGGCTGTTTTCCAGATTTGACCCACATATTTTCTTTGGGGGAGATAACGTAGCATTCTGGGGGCCGCTGGCCTGGACAATGGTATATGGGTTAGTGTTTGCTACCTTCCTGACGTTGATCCTGGTACCGGTGATGTATGCGATGAATAAGCGTTCTATTGATGTGCTGGATTATTATAATCTGCCCCGTGGGCTCAAGTATGTACCGTTCCTGGTGCTGATCCTGAAGTTGTTTATGAAGAAGGAAACGGTGCGTAAGCTGCATGATCTGAAATATGTATCTCCCAAGCCTTATGAATTTTTTAACGGGGTAGCAGATGCAGAAGAGAAAGAACATGCGCATCAGGTAAAGGGCATTTCCGTGAATTAA